A genomic segment from Camarhynchus parvulus chromosome 7, STF_HiC, whole genome shotgun sequence encodes:
- the KLF7 gene encoding Krueppel-like factor 7 isoform X2, with product MDVLASYSIFQELQLVHDTGYFSALPSLEENWQQTCLELERYLQTEPRKISETFGEDLDCFLHASSAPDAEDNMRRLEPILLPVDTSTCDKSASMDIILSRDKLLSETCLSSQSTSSSTEGYTAVNQAQLNAVTSLTPPSSPELSRHLVKTPQTLSAVDGTVTLKLVAKKTSLSSVKVGVATATAGTIKSGQSDSEQGGAGTEASPENKKRVHRCQFNGCRKVYTKSSHLKAHQRTHTGVFPGRITSPST from the exons atggatGTCTTGGCTAGTTATAGTATATTCCAGGAACTCCAGCTTGTCCACGACACCGGCTACTTCTCAGCTTTGCCATCCTTGGAGGAAAACTGGCAGCAG ACATGCCTGGAGTTGGAGCGATACCTTCAGACTGAGCCACGGAAGATCTCTGAGACCTTTGGTGAGGATTTGGACTGTTTCCTTCATGCCTCCTCAGCCCCAGATGCAGAGGACAATATGCGGCGGCTGGAGCCCATCCTTTTACCAGTGGACACAAGTACGTGTGACAAAAGCGCCAGCATGGACATCATCCTCTCCCGTGACAAGCTGCTGTCTGAGACGTGCCTCAGCTCACAGTCCACCAGCTCTTCCACAGAAGGCTACACAGCCGTCAACCAGGCCCAGCTCAATGCAGTGACCTCATTAACCCCCCCTTCCTCTCCAGAGCTCAGCCGCCACCTCGTCAAAACCCCACAGACTCTCTCAGCGGTGGATGGCACAGTGACGTTGAAACTGGTAGCCAAGAAAACTTCACTCAGCTCTGTGAAAGTGGGTGTAGCAACAGCGACTGCGGGGACAATAAAAAGTGGGCAGAGTGACAGTGAGCAAGGAGGTGCAGGGACAGAAGCATCCCCAGAAAATAAGAAGAGGGTTCATCGCTGTCAATTTAATGGGTGCCGGAAAGTTTACACAAAGAGCTCCCACTTAAAGGCTCACCAGAGGACTCATACAG